GTATGGTGTGTCAAACGCCAAATGGCATATACAATTCTATCTATGGTAAATTGCGTATAAAAGATTAAAAGAAGGAttgaaaaaggaaatgttttatttgacgatgcactcaacacattttatttacagttatatggcgtcagacatatggttaaggaccacacagatatatagagagaggaaatccgcaatcgccacttcattggctactcttttcgattaacagcaagggatcttttatatgcgccactccacagacatgatagtacataccacggcctttgttacacaagtcgtggagcactggctggaacgagaaacagcccaatggggtcaccgacgggggtcgatcctaaaccgaccgcgcatcaagcgagcgctttaccactgggctacgtcccacccccgtATAAAAGATTACTGCTGCTAATAGAAAGAAATGGCCAATATTTTGAGTGTAGTTTCTCGTACAGCTGATATTCATAgtctttaatattaattaatatactcgCCAATATAAAATAATCGTAAAAGATTTATATGTCGAACAATaatgtcttgtgaacattttaggctAATTTTGACTGTGTATTTACCGAATTACTCTTTAtcgtgaaaacaaaaatatataataaaatatttgcgtttatttatgatattaaGGATATCTTATTTCACATATTCAATTTTATGAGTACATTTCCAGACCCTCAAGTTGAGAATGTATGGAAATTAGCCTGGTTTAGCTTAATTCtaataaattgtaattaaaGAGGCATTTAGCCCCATTTAAGTATTAACAAAATGATCTGTTACGCATGTGTCTTCATGAACATGGTATCTAGTTTGGAATCTAGTTTGGAATTAGTTTTCAATTCTAGAATGAGATCATTCAGAAGAATGAGCATTGGACGGTTCCCAATAGATCTCTGCCGAAAGACCAGGTTGAGAGAGAAATCGGTAACATGCTagccgatttctgctccgatgCTGACGTTTATATGCTGAAACGAGgtacattcattttgttttagaacCTTTATGCAAATTAACTCCCTCACCAGTCCACTGGTATTCATAGTgtttaactctctctctctctctctctctctctctctctctctctctctctctctctctctctctctctctctctctctctctctctctctctctccaaaatattataacatacaGATGAGTATTAGTATTTTCGTTCTTTACTCCCTTTTCTCCCATCTTTACATCTTTCTTCTATTGTTTTCATTCACttattctttttctcttttatttttctctttaatttgtcgatttattattacaatcacggatatataaaacatgtttatctTCTCTAACATGCCCTAGCCCAGTTAAATACTGAAACATCATTTTCATTTAGTCTTGGACACTTTACCAACATACtactttaaagtgacagaccctagtttttaaacactacaacatattgttTACTGTTAAAGCCgggttttttatataatttaaattggaagcacttacattttattatttagaatatttattttcgtaaacctgaagtggttctggtcatcgaggtttttgtaataccccgaaatgcattttcataattctaaaaacgcacgttcgtctgagaaataatggtaatcgaaacaagctctagttatttttagacagtatttACCCCCTTAAACATCACATATTATTGCTTCTTTCTGTTATAACcctatccaaatgtgttgcaggtttgtagattaactaaacttagtgtccattttcacggactgaaactagggtcggCGCCTTTAATGTGCGAGCATATAAACGGTAGCATACCTGTTGTTTATGActtacaatttcattttataccTAGACAGAAGACCTTCCAAAATAATAAGTTCGTCAGCTACAGTCTGAAATACAATCGATATACATCAGTGTACATCGACATGTCATTAAGATTTTGCATACAGGCATGACACTTCGTATACATGATTTAGAATTCAGTTTAACATGCATTTTCAGTTCTAGATGCATGGGTCAATTCTTTTcttacacaataattatgagATTTGCCCCATCGTTGCTTTTCAACATTGATTTACTTTATAGTTCATTAACACTACATAAAAgctgcagaccctagtttccgTGGTTTGATGGGAAGGAGGGGTGTCGTTTGtgtggggtgttttgtttttgttaaattgttgtttgtttgggttttcttttcgttttcttttgtgtctctgtgtgtgtgtgtgtgtgtgtgtgtgtgtgtgtgtgtgtgtgtgtggtgatattgttattgttgttttgttttttgtttttagttttttattttgttctagatttatgttttgttttgtttttgttggggttttgttttgcgAAAAATAAGTTTTTGGTGCTATTTTAAAGATCAGGACTACCAAAAAGTCGTTGGATTTGTCAAAAAAGATAATGTAAGCAACATGTTTAACTACTGTGTAAGTTAATTGTAACAGAGATAATATTACACTGCCTAAATGCTAGGGTGAACACaagtaattgttgttgtttttttgtgtgtgtgttttttgtttgtttatttgggtccttttgttttttgttgcttttactttttggggggtgggtggaggaTTTTAGGGGTTTTGTTTTCGTGTGTATTTGTTTTCGGGGAGAGCGGGTGTTGGTGGTGCGGTTGatatttggtttttgttttgttttgtttttcttttttttctttcttttttggggggtgagtgggtggggagggggttcttattttgttttggtttggtttggtggGTTTGTTGtgtatgtggggttttttttattgtgtgtgtgtgtgtgtgtgtgttgttctgGACTTTTTTCAGTGGCAGCTTTTCAACGAAATTTAATTCTCATATACACCTTTTCTGTGGACATATTCTTTGTCTATGTTTCCAGACTTGGCAGCCCGCTCACCTGCTTCTCAGTCGAGAGATTGTCAGTCATTCTGCTTCAACTGTTCCATTGAAGGCCACCAAGAGCCCGGAGCCAACGTAAGGGCTGTTCCAGAACTAGCACATGGGTGGGGTAGGGGAGGCACTGTAATTATTACCTTATGCTCGATGGGAGACGGTTATTATTTTATGCTTGatgcccccctcccctccccccccccccccccccccccccattactcGTACctggtttaaataaattattattttgtggatGGTGGATAGAACATTGTATCCCGCCCCGCTAATGTAATTACTACTGGAATAGTATTGAGTAACAAACAATTTATCTTTTCTGGAATGTCTGTAAATTgtttacactttttaaaatatttagtctCTTTAGAGCAGTTTCTTGTTATCATTTAAATGTATACGCTTCGTCTGTGTTCAATCTTACGGGGGCAGAAATGTAAAATTACAATTGGCGAAAGGGGTCATTTAACTGGGCGCGTTTTTGTATAAAGTTTATCTATAGATGATATTAATGTATGGTTACTTTTGAAAACTGTACATGTAGTATGAGATATatgacaaatataattaataattcgTAAGGAACGTTCCAGACTtctgtaagacattttattttgatatattttagaatcaaccactattttgccaaaagACCTTTCGACTGCATTATGCAGAGATACGAGGGGTTTTTTCACAATTAGTCGACAAGAGGAGACTAGATTGCTTGATTGTTGTATAATTATGGTTCAgttgttgctgttttgttttgtaggggtTTTGTTCTTTGTGGAGGGGGGTGGtcgttttcttctcttttttaatcgccatattgatattaattaagattattttatgtaattacgattattttattactatttttctttcatctttttatTTCAGACTCAGCAGTAGACCATATCGGTTATGAGCAATTTGTTgaggaaaaaaaagataaagtaAAACTATGCTTAATGATACCTTAAGAATTACCGTAATTCAACTCATGATGTCAAATAAAGAATTCTGAGTagcaaaaacaatttgtttgcAGTTTTTACAATCAGTCTGAAAATGTGTGTAGGTGTGCGAGCGTGTACGTACGCCtgcatatgttttttgtttttgtgcatTTGTGTGCAAGCCTGGCGTACATAATATGCGGGGTGTCTGTACATGTACTCATAAGCGTTCCAGGCAGGGGGAGGGGACAGGGGGGACAACTGCCTCCTAGTGCTttagcaaatcctcaaattcgggcaaaacgaCAGaaatatttgggcaaaatatgcccttttaccatgtatttccatcattctacccgcaaaatgcgtagtgattcgttgttaaccctatatagctgttgtTTTTATACAGATTCGAGCATTATCGTTTAATTccggcaaaaaccagcctgcctccctacaaaaatggaagcccgtacgccCGTATGTGGATGTATGGGTGCTCGTGTTCAAGTACTCCATTCAACCAGCTACATAGTTGTTACATATAGCTTGTTATCGACATTAAAGTTTGGTATATAACTGAATTATGAATACGTAGCCATaaattaaaggaagggacaaaaggatttatttaacgacgctctcaacactttttaattacggttataaaGCATCACTTGTGGTTAAGTACAATACAGGTTATGAGAGCCATTAcagttttcgattagcagctagaaatattttatacgtatcatcccacagatatagTGGGGCAGATATGTGAAAAAGATGTTCATTTATGGCAGAAAGTGTGAAATGTCGTATATAGGGGTATTTTGGTCTACTAATTTCAAAAAGTGATGGATGCAATAAGTCGGACAGGCTGGTTAGCCGCCATCTTAAAAttaaagatggccgccatgacaaaatataaattgCTCATATTTTGGCTTCTGAACCACACAGGATATTGGAATTTGGTATATAGGGGTATTTTGATttgctaatttaaaaacattatggaTATAAGAAGTCTGACTAGCTCTGATACGAGCCTGAGAGTGGAGACATATAGTCTCCTCTATCTAAGTAAGACTACAAAAAGGGCCTGTGATGATGGATGAGACCTTTTCAGAGGCTATGGGCGAGCGATTTGTGAACGGTTGTAGAAGACTGTTGGAAACGGTTTAAATAATTTTTCCTCTTTCTCACGCTGTCTTGGCTTCGACATCGAGGCTTTAATACAAGTAGTGACCACCATGGAGATTTCTTCACCTTCACACCCCTGGCGGAATCTAGTCAAAGACGTCGGTAAAAGCAGACAgagatataatattatactactcaaaacaagTTAAGGGTcgataaatatatttcatatgtaagtgCATTTTGCCATACCATTATACTGAAGGCAACAAAATGTTCACTGTTGTGACATTGAACACCATGTCTGTGCCTAATACATGAATGCAGAAAACAATCGATA
The sequence above is drawn from the Gigantopelta aegis isolate Gae_Host chromosome 6, Gae_host_genome, whole genome shotgun sequence genome and encodes:
- the LOC121374504 gene encoding uncharacterized protein LOC121374504, translated to MGDELANLKTMGDELANLRWNFVITNNAGTRIPVAVALNRRSMLTIPDEVKNDKRCIKRTINQHDFEQNEIIQKNEHWTVPNRSLPKDQVEREIGNMLADFCSDADVYMLKRDLAARSPASQSRDCQSFCFNCSIEGHQEPGANTQQ